AAAGAGCGGGACTTGCGAAAAATCAAAACGAAAAAGGTAAAAATAAAGGAAATATAATAATGCCTTAAAGTGCGATGTTGTAAAACAAAGGCCGGTATGTATTTACCGGTTTTTTTTATACAGACCTTTTGAAGGGCAGACTTCATTTAAAAAACATTCTGCGCACTTTGGAGAAATTGGTTTACAAATCTTTTGCCCAAAATTCACCATTGAACCATTCAGAGGCCCCCATAATTCAGACGGTATAATTTTTTTTAATTGAACTTCAGTTTCTTCAGGTGTTTTTGTGCTCACCCAACCGAGTCTATTGGATATTCTATGTACGTGAGTGTCAACTGCAAGTGCTGCTTTACCAAAAGAAACATACAAAACTATATTGGCTGTTTTTCTTCCCACGCCCGGAAGTTTAATCAACTCTTCCA
The window above is part of the Petrotoga olearia DSM 13574 genome. Proteins encoded here:
- the nth gene encoding endonuclease III is translated as MKRNIKKEAEKIIHIFPRTNSETDPYKVLVETVLSQRTKDENTEKAFKSLFSRYKNVFEISKLKPQDLYDLIKPAGMYKQKSERIINISKILIEKYDGKVPDELEELIKLPGVGRKTANIVLYVSFGKAALAVDTHVHRISNRLGWVSTKTPEETEVQLKKIIPSELWGPLNGSMVNFGQKICKPISPKCAECFLNEVCPSKGLYKKNR